A DNA window from Polyodon spathula isolate WHYD16114869_AA chromosome 36, ASM1765450v1, whole genome shotgun sequence contains the following coding sequences:
- the mpzl2b gene encoding myelin protein zero-like protein 2b yields the protein MFGIRLKLCTFLCGIAVSDVCAVEVYTPVELQAVNGTDARLKCTFTSSAPISVQASVSWNFRPLSGGIEESVFYYQEQPYTPTSGKFKGRAVWSGDIRRGDASITIRDLKFSDNGTYSCHVKNPPEDVHGQAGELQLRVVSTVSHSEMKILLGAMGGAIVLAIVLIVTVASIRACRQHRRQRTELEKNPQYNHSEETECLSLEHRHEQKPQEEVEELKSSQEEICQEEVQELKSSQEEICQEEVEELKSSQEEICQEKVQELKSSLEKICHEKVQVHLKSDS from the exons atGTGTGTGCGGTGGAGGTCTACACTCCCGTGGAGCTGCAGGCTGTGAACGGCACCGACGCTCGGCTCAAGTGCACCTTCACAAGCTCCGCCCCCATCAGTGTCCAAGCCTCTGTCTCCTGGAACTTCAGACCTCTGTCGGGGGGCATCGAGGAGTCG GTGTTCTATTACCAGGAGCAACCTTACACCCCCACGAGTGGCAAGTTCAAAGGTCGTGCTGTGTGGAGCGGAGATATCAGGCGGGGGGATGCCTCAATCACGATCCGTGACTTGAAGTTCAGCGACAATGGAACCTACAGCTGCCACGTGAAGAACCCCCCCGAGGATGTGCACGGGCAGGCAGGCGAGCTGCAGCTCCGAGTGGTCAGCACAG TCAGCCACTCAGAGATGAAGATTCTGCTTGGTGCCATGGGGGGCGCCATCGTGCTGGCAATTGTCCTCATTGTCACCGTGGCCTCGATCCGGGCCTGCCGACAGCACCGGCGCCAGAGAACCGAGCTGGAAAAGAACCCGCAGTACAA CCATAGTGAGGAGACAGAGTGTCTCAGTCTGGAGCACAGACACGAGCAGAAACCCCAGGAGGAGGTCGAGGAGCTGAAGAGTTCACAGGAGGAGATTTGCCAGGAGGAGGTCCAGGAGCTGAAGAGTTCACAGGAGGAGATTTGCCAGGAGGAGGTTGAGGAGCTGAAGAGTTCACAGGAGGAGATTTGCCAGGAGAAGGTCCAGGAGCTGAAGAGTTCGCTAGAGAAGATTTGCCACGAGAAGGTCCAGGTTCACTTGAAAAGTGATTCCTGA